The Neorhodopirellula lusitana genome includes a window with the following:
- a CDS encoding polyprenyl synthetase family protein translates to MRENLRDRCREVADRLDHDHPLTKDEMEVVARRMLEEADLSEGFLGWTMVNISSAFWRKQLSAVPPERRLFLLPHCLKHAEGCPADYDQFGMNCKECGACSIADFRGVAEEMGYRVLVAEGSPVVMKIIVGGYVDAVVGVACLNVLEKAIDKVLLAGIPCMAVPLLSSDCRNTKVDEAWVEEMIRTPYVPAAAQTRSYVHLMRAASGLFESQTLNRLAPLARSSNEELLNKSQPVDDAITPENLEGADPIAATEAIAYDFLARGGKHSRPFITLAAYDAMTGGEGTSSNGEAVLQDVPDAVRRAALSIETFHKASLVHDDIEDDDSFRYGQPAVHQRFGVATAINAGDYLIGLGYRLLSRSMIGDTVSAATRVDLLDSLAAAHVRLSEGQGAELMWRDAKDRRLKPIDALKIYALKTSPAFEAALFSGIRLAIGSTIEGEQAQTAEIEKLAEPIRRFSRNLGVAFQIINDLNDWIGDSSNKLSAGADVIAGRPTLLWALALERLDEVDQASLLNVAEDDGERTVGQRLKIAEMLYRKSGAFDLAFQLVDKHQAKAEQVADELEAEPLRRLFYFLVDTVLERPEMSSPELVSFVTAAPVA, encoded by the coding sequence ATGCGAGAAAACCTGCGTGACCGTTGTCGCGAGGTTGCCGACCGACTCGATCATGATCATCCGTTAACCAAGGATGAGATGGAGGTCGTCGCGCGGCGCATGCTGGAAGAAGCCGATCTATCTGAAGGCTTTCTCGGCTGGACGATGGTCAATATCAGCAGTGCGTTTTGGCGAAAGCAACTTTCGGCGGTCCCGCCCGAGCGACGGCTCTTCTTATTGCCGCACTGTCTCAAACACGCGGAAGGGTGCCCGGCTGATTACGACCAGTTCGGGATGAATTGCAAAGAGTGCGGCGCTTGCAGCATCGCCGATTTTCGTGGCGTGGCCGAAGAGATGGGCTATCGCGTACTGGTTGCCGAAGGCTCACCAGTAGTCATGAAGATTATCGTCGGTGGTTATGTCGACGCCGTCGTGGGCGTGGCCTGTTTGAACGTGCTGGAAAAAGCGATCGACAAAGTGCTTTTGGCTGGTATCCCTTGCATGGCGGTGCCGTTGCTATCCAGCGATTGCCGAAACACGAAGGTTGACGAGGCCTGGGTCGAAGAAATGATCCGCACACCATACGTGCCGGCCGCCGCTCAAACCCGTAGCTACGTTCACCTGATGCGTGCGGCAAGCGGATTGTTTGAATCGCAAACCTTAAATCGCTTGGCACCGCTCGCTCGCTCGTCCAACGAAGAACTGCTTAACAAGTCGCAACCAGTCGACGATGCCATCACTCCGGAAAACCTGGAGGGAGCCGATCCCATCGCGGCAACCGAAGCGATCGCATACGACTTCCTTGCTCGAGGCGGGAAACACTCACGCCCCTTCATCACGCTTGCTGCTTACGACGCCATGACCGGCGGCGAAGGCACCAGCAGCAACGGCGAAGCGGTTTTGCAAGATGTTCCCGACGCAGTGCGCCGTGCTGCACTGAGCATTGAAACGTTCCACAAAGCCAGCTTGGTCCACGACGACATTGAAGACGACGATAGCTTTCGCTACGGACAACCCGCCGTCCACCAGCGTTTTGGCGTCGCGACGGCGATTAACGCTGGCGACTACCTGATCGGGCTGGGATACCGCTTGCTTAGCCGAAGCATGATCGGTGACACTGTCTCGGCGGCAACTCGCGTTGACCTACTCGATTCGTTGGCGGCCGCTCATGTTCGGTTGTCCGAAGGACAAGGCGCCGAACTAATGTGGCGTGATGCGAAAGACCGTCGTTTGAAACCAATCGATGCGTTGAAGATCTACGCCCTGAAAACTTCCCCCGCTTTTGAAGCGGCTTTGTTCAGCGGGATACGACTTGCCATCGGTTCCACCATCGAAGGGGAACAAGCCCAGACAGCCGAAATTGAAAAGCTGGCGGAACCCATTCGTCGCTTCTCGCGCAACCTAGGCGTTGCGTTTCAGATCATCAACGACCTGAACGACTGGATCGGGGATAGCTCCAACAAGCTAAGTGCTGGTGCCGATGTGATCGCTGGACGTCCAACCTTGCTGTGGGCACTGGCGCTGGAACGACTCGACGAAGTGGATCAGGCTTCCTTGTTGAACGTGGCTGAAGACGACGGCGAGCGAACCGTGGGTCAGCGGCTGAAGATCGCTGAAATGCTGTATCGCAAGTCCGGTGCGTTCGATCTTGCCTTCCAATTGGTTGACAAACACCAAGCCAAGGCGGAACAAGTGGCGGACGAACTCGAAGCCGAACCATTGCGTAGGTTGTTCTACTTCTTGGTCGACACCGTGTTGGAACGTCCCGAAATGTCGTCTCCAGAGCTCGTTTCCTTCGTAACAGCTGCACCCGTCGCCTAG
- a CDS encoding prenyltransferase/squalene oxidase repeat-containing protein, translating into MTDAPLRIDTRKPFSSTLNQLDRELLSARNPDHHWTGQLSASALSTATAISALCVAYRETNDTDKKLLYSKQVQCGIAWMLAQANPDGGFGDTDRSHSNIATSYLVLAAITLSQSVGVTNDTKSRLVHEGQSLPQVMDSLQNYLEKAGGIPALRKRYGTDKTFVVPILTNLAIAGCVSWDEVAALPFEAAVFPQSMYRFLGMPVVSYAVPALVAIGQVKFHKSGCLPPWSWVRQRCIAPTLNALQRMQPDSGGYLEATPLTAFVAMSLIEKGLIEHPVVQRGLDFLLESATADHSWPIDTNLATWVTSLSIAALSSSPGRLARIPETEIDELTSWILSCQHNERHPFTGADPGGWGWTDLSGAVPDADDTPGAMIALTALRSRATAAKQVQIDDACQRGANWLLKLQNRDGGWPTFCRGWGKLPFDRSSVDLTAHAIRAFNAMPTEFSSQPDVQRSIDRGVVFLRKQQNEDGSWAPLWFGNQDRPDEDNPIYGTAKVLVDCDARLGEKAIFGGLEYLIANTNPDGGWGGGQSVLRYFCSDSVLNADAAPEGPRTSTVEETALAVECFTSLYSRMCAVSGGRNDFLDAPKSLTNRTRDAILGGTAWLNEAIADKRHEAAWPIGFYFAKLWYYEKLYPTIFATAALGRVDALNRVLAAQEDEANSS; encoded by the coding sequence ATGACAGACGCCCCTCTTCGTATCGATACCCGTAAGCCGTTTTCGTCCACACTGAACCAACTTGACCGGGAATTACTCTCCGCCCGAAATCCTGACCATCATTGGACAGGCCAGCTATCCGCGTCGGCGTTAAGCACCGCAACGGCAATCAGCGCCTTATGTGTTGCGTACCGCGAAACCAATGACACCGACAAGAAGCTGCTCTACAGCAAGCAGGTTCAATGTGGCATTGCCTGGATGCTTGCACAGGCCAATCCTGATGGTGGCTTTGGCGACACCGATCGTAGTCACTCCAATATCGCGACCAGCTATTTGGTACTTGCGGCGATCACACTTTCGCAATCCGTGGGTGTGACGAACGACACTAAATCCAGACTTGTACATGAGGGACAATCACTGCCCCAAGTCATGGATTCGCTACAAAACTATCTCGAAAAGGCTGGCGGCATACCGGCGCTGCGAAAACGGTATGGCACGGACAAGACTTTCGTGGTTCCCATCCTGACCAACCTGGCAATTGCAGGTTGCGTGTCTTGGGACGAGGTGGCAGCGTTGCCGTTCGAAGCGGCTGTGTTTCCTCAATCCATGTACCGTTTTTTGGGGATGCCCGTGGTCAGCTACGCGGTCCCCGCACTCGTCGCGATCGGCCAAGTGAAATTCCACAAGAGTGGATGCTTACCACCCTGGTCGTGGGTAAGACAGCGTTGCATCGCCCCCACATTGAACGCACTTCAGCGCATGCAGCCTGACAGCGGCGGCTATCTGGAAGCGACTCCGCTGACCGCGTTTGTCGCGATGTCATTGATCGAAAAGGGACTCATCGAACACCCGGTGGTCCAGCGCGGCTTGGACTTCTTGCTGGAATCGGCCACGGCGGACCACAGCTGGCCGATTGATACCAACCTAGCGACCTGGGTGACGTCGCTGTCAATTGCCGCCCTCTCGTCATCGCCAGGCCGACTCGCCCGCATTCCTGAAACTGAAATCGACGAACTGACCTCTTGGATATTGTCCTGCCAACACAATGAGCGGCATCCCTTCACCGGTGCGGACCCCGGCGGGTGGGGTTGGACGGACTTATCGGGGGCTGTCCCCGACGCCGATGACACACCTGGCGCGATGATCGCGCTCACTGCACTTCGTTCACGTGCCACAGCTGCTAAACAGGTCCAGATTGACGATGCGTGCCAACGAGGCGCCAACTGGCTACTCAAACTACAAAATCGAGACGGTGGGTGGCCCACATTCTGCCGGGGCTGGGGGAAATTACCGTTCGATCGCAGCAGCGTGGACCTGACGGCTCACGCAATTCGGGCCTTCAACGCCATGCCCACGGAGTTTTCCAGCCAGCCAGACGTCCAACGATCCATCGACCGCGGCGTGGTTTTTCTACGCAAACAGCAAAATGAGGACGGATCCTGGGCCCCGTTGTGGTTTGGGAACCAAGATCGACCGGACGAAGACAATCCGATCTACGGAACCGCGAAAGTGCTGGTCGATTGCGATGCTCGGCTAGGCGAAAAAGCGATTTTCGGGGGACTGGAGTATTTGATCGCGAATACGAACCCCGACGGTGGTTGGGGAGGTGGCCAGTCCGTTTTGCGGTACTTTTGCTCGGATTCGGTGTTAAATGCTGACGCCGCACCAGAAGGCCCCCGGACCAGCACGGTGGAGGAAACAGCCCTGGCGGTTGAGTGCTTTACCAGTCTGTATAGTCGAATGTGTGCTGTTTCGGGCGGTCGAAACGATTTCCTAGACGCCCCGAAAAGCCTGACCAATCGCACTCGAGACGCTATACTTGGCGGGACCGCTTGGTTGAACGAGGCCATCGCGGACAAACGACACGAAGCAGCTTGGCCAATTGGATTTTATTTCGCCAAACTTTGGTACTACGAAAAGCTTTACCCAACCATTTTTGCGACGGCGGCTCTCGGCAGAGTAGATGCATTGAATAGAGTCCTTGCTGCCCAAGAAGACGAAGCCAACTCGAGCTAA
- a CDS encoding glutamate--tRNA ligase family protein: MTFPPVCRLAPSPTGAQHLGNARTFLIAYWSARSQNAKLILRIEDIDSPRVKPWAMQQAIDDLAWLGIEHDGDPIVQTQRVGHYEAVLQQMLKDDRVYPCVCSRKDIDEAASAPHEHSMSSMDVPHDSHQNIVEDSQSNQPDMFVQAETTIYPGTCANWRAGDAMPPLGSYCLRFRTDPRPMILHDQIVGRVQCDPGIVLGDFPVTRKTGVAAYQLAVVVDDIDAGVTEVVRGDDLVASAFRQRQIYDYLGETPPAYAHVPLVVGDDGRRLAKRHGDTRLSQYRDQGVAPESIVAWAASTTFGHRDDFPQSQVTRDWSLARWHHEMIHQFEWSAVSRQRTIVPHPSVNWFQ, translated from the coding sequence ATGACCTTCCCTCCGGTTTGTCGCCTGGCACCCTCGCCAACGGGTGCTCAACACCTCGGCAACGCTCGCACTTTTCTAATCGCGTATTGGAGTGCTCGTTCCCAAAACGCAAAACTGATTCTGCGGATCGAAGACATTGACTCCCCCCGTGTCAAACCATGGGCCATGCAACAAGCGATCGACGATCTCGCTTGGCTAGGGATCGAACACGATGGTGATCCGATCGTTCAAACCCAGCGAGTGGGGCACTACGAAGCAGTGCTCCAGCAAATGCTAAAAGACGATCGTGTCTATCCCTGCGTGTGCTCCCGCAAAGACATCGACGAAGCCGCATCGGCACCTCACGAACATTCCATGTCGTCGATGGACGTCCCCCATGACAGCCATCAAAACATCGTCGAAGACAGCCAGTCCAATCAACCGGATATGTTCGTGCAGGCCGAAACGACTATCTATCCGGGCACTTGTGCGAACTGGCGAGCGGGCGACGCGATGCCGCCGCTGGGCAGCTATTGCCTGCGGTTTCGAACCGATCCGAGGCCCATGATCCTGCACGATCAAATTGTCGGCCGCGTGCAATGCGATCCCGGCATTGTTTTAGGCGACTTTCCCGTCACCCGAAAAACGGGCGTTGCCGCCTACCAACTTGCCGTCGTTGTCGATGACATCGATGCTGGTGTGACCGAAGTCGTTCGCGGTGACGATTTAGTCGCCAGTGCGTTTCGCCAACGACAAATCTACGACTACCTAGGCGAGACACCTCCGGCTTATGCTCACGTTCCTTTGGTTGTCGGCGACGACGGTCGACGACTGGCCAAACGACACGGGGACACTCGATTGTCACAGTACCGGGATCAAGGTGTTGCACCGGAGTCGATTGTCGCTTGGGCAGCATCCACCACTTTCGGGCATCGCGATGACTTCCCACAATCACAAGTGACCCGTGACTGGTCGCTAGCACGTTGGCACCACGAAATGATCCATCAATTCGAATGGTCCGCTGTCAGTCGCCAACGAACGATTGTCCCCCACCCGAGTGTGAATTGGTTTCAATGA
- a CDS encoding efflux RND transporter permease subunit — translation MASSPSNSQPNSKSKQTFLERPGPFGTSVALLVLMGFFFILPSAFRGAREGLKNKENNIKDWLPSDFPETAELDWFADHFAGESFVLATWPGCTVGDQRLSLFEDKLLHESASYRKQLLKEEANGLSLAERRVRVRARELGEELQLLPPGQALDNWGGQDEKWLASSDGTWYYITPNGRFYRWEEGNSGPAALLRSIKKSLGVYEIQGTLVTAIGEESTPDKINEFYNDPTLLCAPLFETVQTGETIVKELSSEGGALWPVDLTDIEKRPLIARRRAMERLTGSLFAPAVPPNFKWTVDEFEAAVPEDQKHKLPDDSESVIAKTLQTFADERFDGDISRIPTATTPVQAEAWYAVFDHLEIEPPARLTCVLVTLTDLAKDNLAYAIGRGTLGSPQGRLLALAQQSGVHPPSPPSTAPPPFNREPPEQVGSMPPLRMGGPPVDNIAIDEEGTVTLVRLIGYCILIGVMLSYFCFRSLKVTIMLFVVGGSAAMLAMAMVGWTGGHVDAILLSMPSLVYVLGLSGAIHVINYYRDEVRSKGRRGAPGRALRHALLPCTLAAVTTAIGLGSLYTSNLKPISNFGLYSAIGVIATLAILFSYLPAALEVFSPTIDRKKKESGEGDSEEDSAASGPSGMDAELAAWWAGVGRFITTNHRSVAITCMIVLVVASMGLMKITTSVQLLKLFDSNARILRDYGWLEENFGNLVPMEIIIRMPTEMQRDSSNNDDAVALTLLERLETVSRIRTVVTRTLGEEGSGEIGQASSMDTFLPPLPAVSNGYDVVRSQFNRRIGASMDELLESDFVKIEKSGPLAGSEMWRLSLRVSALSDNDYGLFINDLRDSVEPVVEAYRTRAELLKQLEASPRGLTGKQRVLVVGASHVEDLHLAPLVHEDGSLDPTMVYLSTLKELLGNERIKSPIWIDPNSPDAKAKPGDPKWEKLIAAVDAVIWVEDFEQALALRKSNKTQVDAASRASEYLAAAKIVVRADLIAANPIEKHIVTIDDDVSADASGRRIVATARRVPVFDVEKATAPQVLFTGVVPVVYKAQRTLLGSLVESIMMAFVLIAGVMIVLLNPGSFPSQWLQPQNLMAGIGAGAVSMIPNIFPVLFVFGVMGHGNIAVDIGTMMTASVAMGVAVDDTIHFLSWFRQYLEEGKSRVEAVIETYRRVGPAMTQTTVVGGLGLFVFALSTFTPTQRFGTLMLVMLATALVGDLALLPALLVGPLGKCFKPRNGFLRTNNDKTSNETSFAAEANLGNDSASREFQATSEDAPTGPVLTSDDIPILKVHSPPAHQESRSSSPKAK, via the coding sequence ATGGCATCGTCCCCATCGAATTCCCAGCCGAATTCTAAGTCGAAGCAAACCTTTCTTGAGCGACCTGGCCCGTTTGGGACCAGCGTGGCGTTGTTGGTATTGATGGGGTTTTTCTTCATTCTTCCCTCGGCTTTTCGCGGTGCACGCGAGGGCTTGAAGAACAAAGAAAACAACATCAAGGATTGGTTGCCTAGCGACTTTCCTGAAACCGCTGAATTAGATTGGTTCGCCGATCACTTCGCCGGTGAAAGCTTCGTACTGGCGACCTGGCCAGGATGCACCGTCGGTGACCAGCGGCTCAGTTTGTTTGAAGACAAGCTGCTACATGAATCGGCAAGCTATCGCAAACAGCTGCTTAAAGAGGAGGCCAACGGGCTGTCGTTAGCGGAACGACGCGTCCGTGTTCGCGCTCGCGAACTCGGCGAAGAACTGCAGTTATTGCCACCCGGCCAAGCACTCGATAACTGGGGCGGCCAAGACGAAAAGTGGCTCGCTTCATCGGACGGCACCTGGTACTACATCACACCCAACGGACGATTCTATCGTTGGGAAGAAGGCAATAGCGGCCCAGCCGCTTTACTACGTAGCATCAAGAAATCTCTTGGCGTGTACGAAATCCAGGGCACCCTGGTCACGGCGATCGGAGAAGAATCGACGCCTGACAAAATCAACGAGTTCTACAACGATCCCACTCTGCTTTGCGCCCCGTTGTTCGAGACTGTTCAGACGGGCGAAACGATCGTGAAAGAACTATCGTCCGAAGGCGGCGCGTTGTGGCCGGTCGACTTGACCGACATCGAAAAACGCCCGTTGATTGCGCGTCGTCGCGCCATGGAACGATTGACGGGCAGCTTGTTCGCGCCCGCGGTTCCACCCAATTTCAAATGGACCGTCGACGAATTCGAAGCCGCGGTCCCCGAAGATCAAAAGCACAAGCTTCCTGACGACAGTGAATCGGTGATCGCCAAGACGTTGCAAACGTTCGCCGATGAACGCTTCGATGGCGATATCAGCAGAATCCCAACGGCCACCACGCCCGTTCAAGCCGAAGCCTGGTACGCGGTGTTCGACCATTTGGAAATCGAGCCACCCGCTCGACTGACCTGCGTATTGGTCACGCTGACCGACCTTGCAAAAGACAATTTGGCATATGCGATCGGTCGCGGAACGCTTGGCAGCCCGCAAGGTCGATTGCTTGCCTTGGCACAACAGAGCGGTGTTCATCCGCCTTCACCACCATCGACTGCTCCACCGCCGTTCAACCGTGAACCACCGGAACAAGTTGGCTCGATGCCGCCATTGCGAATGGGTGGGCCACCGGTCGACAACATCGCCATCGATGAAGAAGGCACCGTCACGCTGGTACGCTTGATCGGCTACTGCATCTTGATTGGTGTGATGCTTTCCTACTTCTGTTTCAGAAGCTTGAAAGTCACCATCATGCTATTCGTCGTCGGCGGCAGCGCAGCGATGTTAGCCATGGCCATGGTTGGCTGGACCGGCGGACACGTCGACGCCATTTTGCTAAGTATGCCGTCGCTAGTCTACGTGCTCGGACTGTCCGGGGCGATCCACGTCATCAACTACTACCGCGATGAAGTCCGTTCCAAAGGCCGCCGCGGGGCACCCGGTCGAGCCCTGCGTCACGCGTTGTTGCCTTGCACGCTGGCCGCCGTCACGACCGCGATCGGGCTCGGTTCGCTCTACACCAGCAACCTGAAACCGATTAGCAACTTTGGCTTGTACTCAGCGATTGGCGTCATCGCCACACTGGCGATTCTATTCTCGTACCTGCCAGCTGCGCTAGAAGTCTTTTCACCTACGATCGACCGAAAGAAGAAGGAGTCTGGCGAAGGTGATTCAGAAGAGGATTCCGCCGCCAGCGGTCCGTCGGGAATGGATGCGGAACTCGCCGCCTGGTGGGCTGGCGTCGGTCGTTTCATCACCACCAACCACCGCAGTGTCGCCATCACGTGCATGATCGTGCTGGTTGTCGCCTCAATGGGTTTGATGAAGATCACAACATCAGTGCAATTGCTAAAGTTGTTTGATTCCAATGCTCGAATCCTTCGTGACTACGGCTGGCTGGAAGAGAACTTCGGAAACCTGGTTCCGATGGAAATCATCATCCGAATGCCTACCGAAATGCAGCGAGACTCGTCCAACAACGACGATGCCGTCGCACTGACTTTGTTGGAACGGCTCGAAACCGTTTCCCGAATCCGCACCGTTGTGACGCGGACCCTCGGCGAAGAAGGCAGCGGCGAAATCGGCCAAGCGTCCAGCATGGACACCTTCTTGCCACCATTGCCAGCGGTCAGCAATGGCTACGACGTCGTACGCAGTCAATTCAATCGACGCATCGGTGCATCCATGGATGAACTTCTGGAGAGCGACTTCGTCAAGATTGAAAAGTCCGGGCCGCTTGCTGGGAGTGAGATGTGGCGTCTTAGCCTTCGAGTGAGCGCTCTTTCGGATAACGACTATGGTCTTTTCATCAACGACCTGCGTGACTCGGTCGAACCGGTTGTCGAAGCCTACCGCACCCGCGCTGAACTGCTCAAGCAACTCGAAGCATCACCGCGCGGACTGACTGGCAAACAACGCGTCCTGGTCGTCGGTGCCTCCCATGTCGAAGACCTGCATCTAGCACCACTGGTCCACGAAGACGGATCCCTCGATCCAACGATGGTCTACCTGTCCACTCTCAAAGAATTGCTGGGTAACGAACGGATCAAAAGCCCCATTTGGATTGATCCCAATTCCCCCGACGCCAAGGCAAAACCCGGTGATCCCAAATGGGAGAAACTGATCGCTGCTGTCGACGCCGTGATCTGGGTAGAGGATTTCGAACAGGCACTCGCGCTCCGAAAATCCAACAAGACCCAAGTGGATGCCGCATCGCGAGCATCAGAGTACTTGGCCGCCGCCAAGATTGTGGTACGTGCGGATTTGATTGCCGCCAATCCAATCGAGAAACACATCGTCACGATTGACGACGACGTTTCGGCTGACGCGTCGGGCCGACGAATCGTGGCAACGGCGCGCCGCGTTCCCGTGTTCGACGTTGAAAAAGCCACTGCACCTCAAGTGTTGTTCACCGGTGTTGTTCCCGTGGTCTATAAGGCTCAACGAACACTACTGGGCAGTCTTGTTGAATCCATCATGATGGCGTTCGTCTTAATCGCCGGCGTCATGATCGTCTTACTGAACCCAGGCAGCTTCCCGTCACAATGGCTGCAACCACAAAACTTGATGGCTGGCATCGGGGCGGGGGCTGTGTCAATGATCCCCAACATCTTCCCAGTACTATTTGTTTTCGGTGTGATGGGGCATGGCAATATCGCCGTTGATATCGGCACCATGATGACAGCGTCGGTCGCAATGGGAGTCGCGGTCGACGACACGATTCACTTCCTGTCGTGGTTCCGCCAGTACCTCGAAGAAGGCAAATCACGAGTCGAGGCGGTGATCGAAACCTACCGTCGAGTCGGACCGGCCATGACCCAAACCACCGTCGTCGGCGGCCTGGGTTTGTTCGTATTCGCCTTGTCGACCTTCACGCCAACTCAGCGTTTCGGAACATTGATGCTGGTGATGCTCGCGACCGCGTTGGTCGGTGACCTGGCCTTACTGCCCGCATTGCTTGTCGGTCCGCTTGGCAAGTGCTTCAAGCCACGCAATGGTTTCTTGCGAACGAACAATGACAAGACGTCAAATGAAACGTCGTTTGCTGCGGAAGCGAATCTTGGCAATGATTCCGCTTCCCGCGAGTTCCAAGCGACTAGCGAAGATGCGCCAACAGGCCCGGTGCTGACCTCCGATGACATTCCGATTCTAAAAGTCCATTCACCACCGGCTCACCAAGAATCGCGGTCATCGTCACCCAAAGCGAAATAG
- a CDS encoding BBP7 family outer membrane beta-barrel protein, whose amino-acid sequence MNATPHSKTALFASLAIAIAASFTASASPAHAQVRTKKPDRGVYQPNGPTLYPSRETSQAEPAESEDSWLWDDSENQASTDRREFEQTGNSPQLVKAVQIQPLQLRDLSSDNVNQGNTASRTPQLHHVNDPRSVRLQAAPPQAAQHQANASMGTTSPGHSRSVQQVSFEPPVQLNSRTVTSRSNYSPSNQALRDPQSSLRGTHQQVSHQDSFNQYDAVGSGYIQDSYPVEHFGGEVTCGCEGVGCDSCSYGTSSCDGYGCDSIGCGSCGRCSLANGSLCLDPCRWFASMEVLLLFRKGDLIPALVTTSPGDTLIDDAGQLPDATILAGGEKLFDDMTAGGRLTLGTWIDDCHNRSIVGRLWTSTESDYSFSAREGVGSGNILAIPTTLAGAANAAVISFPDSDENSGRFGSVSVSADSNVFGGDVSVRQFWKGGLGTTFDVLYGYQYMRLDENLSLSTSSTFTQELLPTEVGDNLTTSDSFDTTNEFHGGQLGLAGRYREGCWSFDFLAKFAFGQVSREIERRGSSVISTGTPPAGTSDTGILVTDTNSGTFSDDTFGWVPELDVSLGWHKYPRFDVTFGYNLIAMTNAARLSDVMDPNNSTDAPRVNFTEDTFYLQGLHFGIRHVY is encoded by the coding sequence ATGAACGCAACGCCCCACTCCAAGACCGCCCTGTTCGCTAGCCTCGCGATTGCGATCGCGGCGAGTTTCACGGCGTCTGCTTCACCGGCTCACGCTCAAGTGAGGACGAAAAAGCCAGACCGAGGCGTTTACCAACCCAATGGGCCCACCCTCTATCCGAGCCGGGAAACATCGCAAGCCGAGCCCGCCGAATCCGAGGACTCCTGGCTTTGGGATGACTCAGAAAACCAAGCTAGCACGGATCGCCGTGAATTCGAACAAACAGGCAACTCACCTCAACTGGTGAAAGCGGTCCAAATTCAACCACTTCAGTTGCGAGACCTGTCGTCGGACAACGTGAATCAAGGGAACACGGCTTCGCGAACTCCTCAACTACATCACGTCAACGACCCCAGGTCAGTGCGACTCCAGGCCGCGCCGCCACAGGCCGCCCAGCACCAAGCAAATGCCTCAATGGGCACAACTTCACCTGGCCACAGCCGATCGGTTCAGCAAGTTTCTTTTGAGCCACCGGTTCAACTGAATTCGCGAACGGTAACATCACGTTCAAACTACTCGCCATCCAACCAAGCCTTGCGGGATCCTCAAAGCAGTCTTCGCGGAACCCACCAGCAAGTTTCACACCAAGATTCATTCAATCAATATGACGCTGTCGGCAGTGGCTATATCCAAGACAGCTACCCTGTCGAACATTTTGGCGGCGAAGTCACATGCGGATGCGAAGGCGTCGGTTGTGACTCGTGCAGCTACGGCACCAGCTCATGCGATGGCTATGGTTGCGACTCGATCGGCTGCGGAAGCTGCGGCCGTTGCTCACTTGCCAACGGTTCACTCTGCCTGGATCCTTGTCGCTGGTTCGCGTCGATGGAGGTGCTGCTGTTGTTCCGCAAGGGCGACCTGATCCCAGCCCTGGTGACGACTAGCCCCGGCGACACGCTGATCGACGATGCCGGGCAATTGCCCGACGCAACCATCTTGGCAGGCGGTGAAAAACTTTTTGACGACATGACTGCCGGTGGACGATTGACGCTGGGAACCTGGATCGACGATTGCCACAATCGCAGCATCGTCGGTCGCCTGTGGACGTCAACGGAATCCGACTACTCGTTCTCTGCCAGAGAGGGCGTCGGCTCCGGAAACATCCTGGCGATTCCCACGACGCTGGCGGGTGCAGCCAACGCAGCGGTCATTTCGTTCCCCGATTCCGATGAAAACTCCGGCCGGTTTGGCTCCGTCAGCGTGTCTGCGGACAGCAATGTCTTCGGCGGTGATGTCTCGGTTCGTCAGTTCTGGAAAGGTGGATTGGGAACGACCTTTGATGTTCTTTACGGTTACCAATACATGCGACTGGACGAAAACTTGAGCCTGTCCACGTCCAGCACGTTCACTCAAGAACTACTTCCAACCGAAGTCGGTGACAACCTAACCACATCCGATTCCTTTGACACCACGAACGAGTTCCATGGTGGCCAATTGGGACTGGCAGGTCGCTATCGCGAAGGCTGCTGGAGTTTTGACTTCCTTGCCAAGTTTGCTTTCGGTCAAGTCAGCCGCGAAATCGAACGCCGTGGCAGTTCGGTCATTTCAACCGGCACACCTCCGGCGGGCACAAGCGACACCGGCATCCTGGTTACCGATACCAACAGCGGTACCTTCAGCGACGATACATTCGGCTGGGTCCCCGAACTGGACGTGTCACTGGGATGGCACAAGTACCCACGGTTTGACGTGACTTTTGGTTACAACCTGATCGCGATGACCAATGCCGCCCGGCTGTCCGATGTGATGGATCCCAACAATTCGACCGATGCTCCTCGGGTAAACTTCACCGAAGACACCTTCTATCTGCAAGGTCTGCATTTCGGTATCCGCCACGTCTACTAA